A window from Vigna angularis cultivar LongXiaoDou No.4 chromosome 7, ASM1680809v1, whole genome shotgun sequence encodes these proteins:
- the LOC108337935 gene encoding uncharacterized protein LOC108337935 isoform X8, whose translation MEKFCQPTDLVIDGQRELLLSEVGESDQSLPGISLEKARIEDASHEAEQLSESIEFLSSQEDILSDKLSGFDEGQGDDIAASGTSVRNLEREVLPSSYHEEIPLQCNQEQNSEVVLIEHDGGLQEGFNQQCPHDGLAIEDPKSRGAHEFDPSRPLDVPSVFDANSINLLQLAEIIRGLSEEECQFLIEARGVESDLDPLASRSILLDHDISEAFQSLKEELFLENLMKNIFNTQLAELLESDNQGQQLVDEIYQLRASYNEVNGKNQYLSEELDNCRVDLHDISSKNVELQNQFNAAMAEVEALSARVVELQNNFDMSQKDSLELSKELADCRGLISSLQVEKKGMNETLDSTNDEKSKLLEEKESHLFEIKNLESELADLKISMEGVKLEKSNLVDRISSVTEDRSKIEGEVEHLKHEIDRLSLDLVESKDLVASLQAENSNLNGNLAFSDDKIKNLVDENHSLSSQIIALNEQLSIEKGERFRFEGDLKEASLQLEQISKENVFLNNTLGMHKTQIEDTGKEHSQPLSQPRDLGRQANVVCEQSKGVKIAITEDSLHIDQEPDEGAPVGPHLNRGEREVFDDDLGFVSLKDCLDEAEKVLTMLENAVNELHSHSVSSSRSGEKVSSPVVSKLIQAFESKGHEDEHEGETRDSNFLQSSSNSFKLTKEQIESLKILLSKWKLDVQIAGALFKGERDDRKAGDAKYSDLEDQFEQLKQHCSGLEASNIELAVQYETVKQLLGDIQEKKFLLEELCDTLKQEDARLKAKNNELYEKLGHCQSTISELHTEMNDVKQISSEMASSLGSQLENLQKELTERAMLLEQGWNISMAQIVELVGKLKESVGGVMSTTFSSDTHSNLDITHQLEVSVHAAAEMIFDLQKKLESTYSEHEIMSTSYKEMSSKCDDLLGRNELAVSLLHKMYSDLRKLVVGNGTTIDDKIDVHSEVLPELLNYDSFQPILKHIGNILNEKQELESVTKEMKSEFMHRETELEELKLKCVDLDSVSKLIQDLTGVLNADIPKLDMNKSPLSWLDSLVSSLVQKMREAEIQHHTTKELYGSKEMELAELKEKMHYLDTLRLENENEILVLKESLYQAEEALVVARSELHKKANELEHSEQRVSSVREKLSIAVTKGKGLVVQRDGLKQSLAETSSELERCLQELQLKDTRLHEVETKLKTYEEAGERVEALESELSYIRNSSNALRESFLLKDSMLQRIEEILEDLDLPEQFHSRDTIEKIDWLASSVSGNSLAMNDWEQKDGVAVGSYSDAGYVARDSWKDDSQLQPDSDDFRMKFEELQSKYYGLAEQNEMLEQSLMERNSLLRRWEELVNSVEMPSHLQSMETEDKIECICAALTEANHHIDALQLKIEKYDSYCGMLNTDLEESQRMVSAFQEDLSALTSERVNLSEKVESLLLENERLSLQKREAELEKEKLIKEMTIVKDELEHKTAIKEQLFTTDGKIRKLQDLVVNTLSESDTQNMGFGDANIDSLEELLGKLIEKLKMEQKLSASARETELENGRLLIEITGLKDKLEHKTAIEEQIFTIDGKIRKLQVLVGDALSESDTQNMVFGDANIDSLEELLRKLIEKLKMEQKLSALTRETELENEMLLNEITSLKDKLENKTAIEEQIFTVDGKIRKLQDLVGDALSESDSQNIVSDNAPIDSLEELLGKLIEKLNMERKLSVLTRETELENEKLLKEITSLKDKLEHKTAIEEQIFTLDGKIRKLQDLVGDALSKSDSQNMVSGNEPIDSLEELLGKLIENLKTEQKLSAHTRETELENEKLLNEIANLMDKLEQKAVIEEQIFIIDDKIRKLHDLVCDALPGSETENLVSGSEKIDSLEELLRKLLQNHANLLSMNPAYGVVGDGLRSQKDDGTLCEERSIDVQDKEASIDRYKIDLEKSLNELLHVKEERDRSLDKQISLSGEVEAMTKRIEGLQGLLNQEEHKSASLREKLNVAVRKGKSLVQQRDSLKHTIEEMSVQMEHLKSEITNRDNTLAEHEQRLGQLSTYPDKLEALESESLQLKKHLEETEHHLQEQEYSLKLILNKLGEIEVGGEGYISDPVKKLEQVGKLCSDLHSTVASLEQESRKSKRASELLLAELNEVQERNDSFQEELAKMNAELVDIRRERDSAEASKLEALAHLEKLSSLHEAGKHSHLSDIMELKSNLNLVFKSFGEVHNLLTNAFIFDLESYRKLEAGLESCMKVNSATNMVDSSITKEHWASSNKKGSVPAHPWQDFDAIDQYDTSVENLRLFCHQLQQFITKVSSLKEKISIHSSLAQELDKTLSKLMASIQREMTSQKESCETMKKELSEHDEKLVAFRGIIAYLYEACNNSSIVLENEKAELSGTKVESSDLGMSLETPLFDDDISEEYIKTMADRLLLTVKGFTSIKAEFLDANKKEMKSTIANLQRELQEKDVQRDRICSDLVKQIKDAEAAATSYSQDLEAFKIQEHNLKKEVEAIEAERKILEQKVNELQDRQETTAELEDKMRSQTTLLAAKDQEIEALMHALDEEETQMEELTNKIVDLEKVVEQKNQEIENLEFSRGKVMKKLSITVSKFDELHHLSANLLSEVEKLQSQLQERDTEISFLRQEVTRCTNDVLLASQMSNQRSSDEIFEFLTWVDMVVSHDGAHDIHPDMKSNSQVHECKEILQKKLMSLLSELENLREVVESKDAMLQVERSKVEELNHKTETLETSLHQKELQLNLLEGVEETSKGAGTSSEIVEVEPVMNRWSPSGAFVAPQVRSLRKGNSDHIAIAVDENPGGTSRIEEEDDKVHGFKSLTSSKIVPRFTRPLTDLIDGLWVSCDRTLMRQPVLRLGIILYWAIMHALLAFFVV comes from the exons ATGGAGAAATTTTGTCAACCCACTGATTTGGTGATTGATGGTCAGAGGGAGCTTCTTTTGTCTGAAGTTGGTGAGAGTGACCAGTCTCTTCCGGGAATTTCTTTGGAGAAAGCTAGAATTGAGGATGCATCTCATGAAGCTGAACAACTGAGCGAGTCAATTGAATTTCTCTCTTCTCAAGAGGACATTCTGTCAGATAAGCTTTCAGGTTTTGATGAAGGCCAAGGAGATGATATTGCAGCTTCAGGGACTTCAGTGAGGAATCTGGAGAGAGAAGTATTGCCTAGTTCATATCATGAAGAAATTCCCCTTCAGTGTAATCAAGAACAGAATAGTGAAGTAGTTCTCATTGAACATGATGGGGGACTTCAGGAGGGGTTTAATCAGCAATGCCCTCATGATGGACTTGCAATTGAGGATCCAAAGTCAAGGGGAGCTCATGAGTTTGATCCATCCAGACCATTGGACGTGCCTTCTGTTTTTGATGCAAACTCCATTAACCTGTTGCAGCTGGCTGAAATTATTAGGGGGCTTAGTGAAGAAGAGTGTCAGTTTCTGATTGAGGCAAGAGGAGTGGAGTCTGATTTGGATCCTTTAGCCAGTCGTTCAATTCTATTGGACCATGACATTTCAGAAGCATTTCAGAGTCTCAAAGAAGAATTGTTTCttgaaaatttaatgaaaaatatatttaacactcAACTAGCTGAACTGCTGGAGTCTGATAACCAGGGTCAACAATTGGTTGATGAAATATATCAGCTTCGTGCTTCTTATAATGAAGTTAATGGGAAGAATCAATACCTTAGTGAAGAGCTTGATAATTGCCGTGTTGATCTACATGATATTTCTAGCAAAAATGTGGAACTGCAAAATCAATTTAATGCTGCCATGGCTGAGGTGGAAGCGCTTTCTGCCAGAGTGGTTGAGCTGCAGAATAATTTTGATATGTCTCAAAAAGATTCACTGGAATTATCCAAAGAGTTGGCTGACTGCAGAGGCTTGATCTCAAGTTTACAGGTGGAAAAGAAGGGCATGAATGAAACTCTTGATTCGACAAATGATGAGAAAAGTAAACTTTTGGAGGAGAAGGAATCTCATCTATTTGAAATTAAGAATCTGGAGTCTGAATTAGCTGACTTAAAGATTTCGATGGAAGGAGTAAAACTTGAGAAGTCCAACTTAGTTGATAGGATCTCTTCTGTGACCGAAGATAGGAGTAAGATTGAAGGAGAAGTCGAGCATCTCAAACATGAGATTGATAGGCTGTCATTAGATCTGGTTGAGAGTAAAGATTTGGTGGCAAGTCTACAGGCAGAAAATTCCAACTTAAATGGGAACCTTGCATTTTCAGATGATAAGATTAAAAATCTTGTAGATGAGAATCATAGTCTCTCTTCTCAAATCATTGCCTTAAATGAGCAATTGTCTATTGAAAAGGGGGAACGATTTAGGTTTGAAGGTGACCTTAAAGAAGCCTCATTGCAGTTGGAACAAATTTCCAAGGAAAATGTATTTCTCAATAACACTTTGGGTATGCACAAGACCCAGATAGAAGACACTGGAAAGGAACACAGCCAGCCACTTTCTCAACCCAGGGACCTTGGGCGTCAAGCCAATGTTGTATGTGAACAAAGTAAGGGTGTTAAAATTGCAATTACTGAAGATTCTCTGCATATAGACCAGGAGCCTGATGAAGGTGCACCAGTGGGGCCACATCTGAATAGAGGTGAACGTGAAGTATTTGATGATGATCTTGGGTTTGTTTCATTGAAGGATTGCTTGGATGAGGCAGAGAAAGTTTTGACGATGCTTGAAAATGCAGTTAATGAGTTGCATTCTCATTCAGTGTCCTCCAGCAGATCTGGTGAAAAAGTTTCCTCACCCGTGGTTTCCAAATTGATACAGGCTTTTGAATCAAAAGGACATGAAGATGAGCATGAAGGGGAAACAAGGGATTCCAATTTTCTTCAGTCATCATCAAACTCATTTAAGTTGACCAAAGAACAAATtgaaagtttgaaaatattGCTTTCGAAGTGGAAGCTTGATGTTCAAATTGCGGGTGCATTATTCAAGGGGGAGCGAGATGATCGGAAAGCTGGTGATGCAAAATACAGTGATCTTGAGGACCAGTTTGAACAATTGAAGCAACATTGTTCAGGTTTGGAAGCATCCAACATTGAACTAGCCGTTCAGTATGAAACTGTAAAGCAACTTCTTGGTGATattcaagaaaagaaatttcttcttgAGGAACTCTGTGATACTTTAAAGCAAGAAGATGCCCGTCTCAAAGCCAAAAATAATGAACTTTATGAGAAGCTTGGACATTGTCAATCAACAATTAGTGAATTGCATACTGAAATGAATGATGTGAAACAAATTTCCAGTGAAATGGCTTCTAGTCTTGGCAGTCAACTAGAAAATTTGCAGAAGGAGTTGACAGAGAGGGCAATGCTACTTGAGCAAGGCTGGAATATTTCTATGGCCCAAATTGTTGAGTTAGTTGGGAAGCTGAAAGAATCAGTTGGTGGAGTTATGAGCACAACTTTCTCTTCTGACACCCACAGTAACCTGGATATCACTCATCAGTTAGAAGTTTCAGTTCATGCAGCTGCTGAAATGATTTTTGATCTGCAGAAGAAACTTGAATCTACATATTCAGAACATGAAATAATGAGCACATCATATAAAGAAATGAGTTCAAAATGTGATGATCTGCTTGGGAGGAATGAATTGGCTGTTAGTCTATTGCATAAGATGTACAGTGACCTGAGGAAACTTGTAGTCGGAAATGGCACGACTATAGATGATAAGATAGATGTACATAGTGAAGTGCTTCCTGAACTACTGAACTATGATAGCTTTCAGCCCATCTTGAAACATATTGGGAATATATTGAATGAGAAGCAAGAACTTGAGTCTGTTACCAAGGAGATGAAGTCGGAATTCATGCACAGGGAAACAGAATTGGAAGAATTGAAGCTGAAGTGTGTTGATTTAGATTCTGTTAGTAAGCTAATACAAGATCTGACAGGTGTGCTGAATGCAGATATCCCAAAGCTTGATATGAATAAATCACCCCTTTCATGGTTAGATTCTTTAGTGTCTAGTCTTGTACAGAAAATGCGAGAGGCTGAAATCCAGCATCACACGACTAAAGAACTATATGGATCCAAGGAGATGGAATTGGCTGAATTGAAGGAAAAAATGCATTATCTAGACACACTTCGTcttgagaatgaaaatgaaatccTTGTTTTGAAGGAAAGCTTATATCAGGCTGAGGAAGCTCTTGTTGTTGCTCGTTCTGAATTACATAAGAAAGCAAATGAACTTGAGCATTCAGAACAGCGAGTGTCCTCCGTCCGTGAGAAACTTAGCATAGCTGTTACCAAGGGGAAAGGTCTGGTTGTACAGCGAGATGGTCTCAAGCAGTCCTTAGCCGAGACATCCAGTGAATTGGAGAGATGCTTGCAAGAGTTACAGTTGAAAGATACTAGACTTCATGAGGTTGAAACAAAACTTAAGACATATGAAGAGGCTGGTGAACGTGTGGAAGCTCTGGAATCTGAGCTTTCTTATATACGGAATTCATCTAATGCTTTGAGAGAGTCATTCCTCCTTAAAGATTCAATGCTTCAGAGGATAGAAGAGATATTGGAAGACTTAGATCTCCCAGAGCAGTTTCATTCAAGGGATACAATTGAGAAGATTGATTGGTTGGCTAGTTCAGTTTCTGgaaactcattggcaatgaATGATTGGGAACAGAAAGATGGTGTGGCAGTAGGCTCATACTCTGATGCTGGTTATGTAGCCAGAGATTCGTGGAAAGATGACAGTCAGCTACAACCAGATTCAgatgattttagaatgaaatttgagGAGTTGCAGAGTAAGTATTATGGGTTGGCTGAGCAAAATGAAATGCTGGAGCAGTCATTGATGGAAAGAAACAGCTTACTTCGGAGATGGGAAGAGCTTGTAAATAGTGTTGAAATGCCTTCACATTTGCAGTCTATGGAGACAGAGGATAAGATTGAATGTATATGTGCAGCACTTACTGAGGCTAATCATCATATAGACGCTCTGCAACTGAAGATCGAAAAATATGATAGTTATTGTGGAATGCTAAATACTGATCTGGAAGAGTCTCAACGGATGGTGTCTGCTTTTCAAGAAGACCTTAGTGCTCTCACATCCGAGAGAGTGAACCTTTCTGAAAAAGTAGAGTCTTTGCTCCTTGAGAATGAGAGACTATCATTGCAGAAAAGGGAGGCTGAACTTGAGAAAGAAAAGCTGATTAAGGAAATGACTATTGTGAAGGACGAGTTGGAACACAAAACTGCAATTAAAGAGCAACTTTTCACTACTGATGGCAAGATCAGAAAGTTGCAGGACTTGGTTGTTAATACCTTGTCAGAATCTGATACACAAAATATGGGGTTTGGTGATGCAAATATTGATTCCTTGGAAGAATTGCTGGGAAAGCTCATAGAAAAGCTGAAGATGGAACAGAAACTGTCCGCATCGGCAAGAGAAACTGAACTTGAGAATGGAAGGCTGCTTATAGAAATAACTGGTTTGAAGGACAAATTGGAACACAAAACTGCAATTGAAGAACAGATTTTCACTATTGATGGCAAGATCAGAAAGTTGCAAGTCTTGGTTGGTGATGCCTTGTCAGAATCTGATACACAAAATATGGTGTTTGGTGATGCAAATATTGATTCCTTGGAAGAGTTGCTGCGAAAGCTCATAGAAAAGCTGAAGATGGAACAGAAACTGTCTGCATTGACCAGAGAAACTGAACTTGAGAACGAAATGCTGCTTAATGAAATAACTAGTTTGAAGGACAAATTGGAAAACAAAACTGcaattgaagaacaaattttCACTGTTGATGGCAAGATAAGAAAGTTGCAAGACTTGGTTGGTGATGCCTTGTCAGAATCTGATTCACAAAATATTGTGTCTGATAATGCACCTATTGATTCCTTAGAAGAATTGCTAGGAAAGCTCATAGAAAAGCTGAACATGGAACGGAAGCTATCTGTATTGACTAGAGAAACTGAACTTGAGAATGAAAAGCTGCTTAAGGAAATAACTAGTTTGAAGGACAAATTGGAACACAAAACTGcaattgaagaacaaattttCACCCTTGATGGCAAGATCAGAAAGTTGCAAGACTTGGTTGGTGATGCCTTGTCAAAGTCTGATTCACAAAATATGGTGTCTGGTAATGAACCTATTGATTCCTTAGAAGAATTGCTAGGAAAGCTCATAGAAAATCTGAAAACAGAACAGAAGCTATCTGCACATACAAGAGAAACTGAACTTGAGAATGAAAAGCTACTTAATGAAATAGCTAATTTAATGGATAAATTGGAACAGAAAGCTGTCATTGAAGAACAGATTTTCATCATTGATGATAAGATCAGAAAATTGCATGATTTAGTTTGCGATGCCTTGCCAGGATCTGAAACAGAAAATCTGGTTTCTGGTAGTGAAAAGATTGATTCCTTGGAGGAATTGCTGAGAAAGCTTTTACAAAATCATGCAAATCTTTTGTCAATGAATCCTGCATATGGGGTTGTAGGTGATGGACTCCGTTCACAAAAGGATGATGGTACACTTTGTGAAGAAAGAAGTATAGATGTGCAGGATAAGGAGGCAAGTATTGATAGATATAAAATAGATCTGGAGAAGTCTTTGAATGAATTGCTGCATGTGAAGGAGGAGAGAGATAGATCTTTGGACAAACAAATATCTTTATCTGGTGAAGTTGAAGCTATGACTAAAAGAATTGAGGGGTTGCAAGGGCTTCTTAATCAGGAGGAGCATAAATCAGCTTCTCTTAGAGAGAAGTTAAATGTTGCAGTTAGGAAAGGGAAGTCATTGGTGCAGCAGCGAGACAGTCTAAAACACACCATTGAAGAGATGTCTGTTCAGATGGAGCACTTGAAATCTGAGATCACCAACCGGGATAATACACTTGCAGAGCATGAACAGAGGTTAGGACAGTTATCAACCTACCCAGATAAGTTAGAAGCTCTTGAATCAGAGAGTTTGCAACTGAagaaacatttggaagaaacagAGCACCATTTGCAGGAGCAAGAATATTCTTTGAAACTGATTTTGAACAAGTTAGGTGAGATTGAGGTTGGTGGTGAAGGTTATATTAGTGATCCAGTGAAGAAGTTGGAACAGGTTGGGAAGCTATGTTCTGATCTGCATAGTACTGTGGCATCTTTAGAACAAGAATCCAGGAAGTCTAAAAGAGCATCAGAACTGCTACTGGCAGAGTTAAACGAGGTTCAAGAGAGGAATGATAGTTTTCAGGAGGAGCTTGCAAAGATGAATGCTGAACTTGTGGATATCAGAAGAGAAAGGGATTCAGCTGAGGCCTCCAAACTGGAAGCGCTTGCACATCTAGAAAAGTTATCATCCTTGCACGAGGCAGGAAAACACAGCCATTTATCTGACATCATGGAATTAAAATCTAATCTGAACCTTGTCTTCAAAAGCTTTGGTGAGGTTCACAATTTACTGACCAATGCATTTATCTTTGATTTGGAATCTTATCGGAAACTGGAGGCTGGTCTTGAGTCATGCATGAAAGTAAACAGTGCTACAAATATGGTGGATTCATCGATCACCAAAGAACACTGGGCATCTTCTAATAAG AAGGGCTCTGTGCCTGCACATCCTTGGCAAGATTTTGATGCAATTGATCAGTATGATACTTCAGTTGAAAATCTTCGTCTATTTTGTCATCAACTACAACAGTTCATAACAAAGGTCAGTTCTCTTAAGGAAAAAATAAGCATACACTCAAGTTTGGCACAGGAACTAGACAAAACTCTGTCTAAACTAATGGCAAGTATTCAAAGGGAAATGACTTCCCAAAAAGAGTCATGTGAAACCATGAAGAAAGAACTAAGTGAGCATGATGAGAAACTTGTTGCATTTCGTGGGATCATTGCGTACCTCTATGAAGCATGCAATAACTCTTCCATTGtacttgaaaatgaaaaagccGAACTGTCTGGGACGAAGGTTGAATCTTCAGATCTAGGGATGAGCTTGGAAACTCCTTTATTTGATGATGACATATCTGAGGAATATATTAAAACCATGGCAGATAGATTGCTGTTGACTGTGAAAGGGTTTACTAGTATAAAAGCTGAATTTTTAGAtgctaataaaaaagaaatgaagtCTACTATAGCAAATTTGCAGAGAGAGCTTCAGGAGAAGGATGTTCAAAGAGATAGGATTTGCTCAGATCTGGTAAAACAGATCAAGGATGCTGAAGCTGCTGCGACCAGTTACTCTCAAGATCTTGAAGCTTTTAAGATTCAAGAACATAATTTAAAGAAAGAGGTGGAAGCAATTGAGGCAGAAAGGAAGATACTCGAACAGAAAGTGAATGAACTACAGGATAGGCAAGAAACCACTGCTGAATTAGAGGATAAAATGCGATCTCAGACTACTTTACTGGCAGCCAAAGACCAAG AAATTGAAGCACTAATGCATGCCCTTGATGAGGAAGAAACACAAATGGAAGAATTGACAAATAAGATTGTTGATCTTGAAAAGGTTGTTGAACAAAAAAATCAAGAGATTGAGAACCTTGAATTTTCTCGTGGTAAGGTTATGAAAAAGCTTTCCATAACTGTCAGCAAGTTTGATGAGCTTCACCACCTTTCGGCAAATCTCCTTTCTGAAGTTGAAAAGCTCCAATCCCAGTTGCAAGAAAGAGATACTGAAATTTCATTCTTGAGACAGGAGGTTACCAGATGCACTAATGATGTTCTTCTTGCATCACAAATGAGCAATCAGAGAAGCTCTGACGAGATCTTTGAGTTCTTGACATGGGTTGATATGGTTGTGTCTCATGATGGAGCGCATGATATACATCCTGATATGAAGAGCAACAGTCAGGTTCATGAATGCAAAGAAATACTTCAGAAGAAGCTTATGTCTTTATTGTCAGAATTGGAAAATCTAAGGGAAGTTGTAGAAAGCAAGGATGCGATGTTGCAAGTAGAAAGGAGTAAGGTAGAAGAATTGAATCACAAAACAGAAACTCTTGAGACGTCCTTACACCAGAAAGAACTGCAATTGAATTTGCTTGAAGGCGTGGAAGAAACTTCAAAGGGAGCTGGCACAAGCTCAGAGATTGTGGAGGTAGAACCAGTG ATGAACCGTTGGTCACCATCAGGTGCTTTTGTAGCACCTCAAGTACGTAGTTTGCGCAAAGGCAACAGTGATCATATTGCCATTGCTGTGGATGAAAACCCTGGTGGTACTAGTAGGATAGAAGAAGAGGATGACAAAG TTCATGGTTTTAAATCCCTCACTTCATCCAAGATTGTCCCAAGATTTACTAGACCATTGACCGACTTGATTGATGGCTTATG GGTTTCTTGTGATCGGACTCTGATGAGACAACCTGTCTTACGGCTAGGAATTATATTGTATTGGGCCATAATGCACGCACTACTTGCCTTTTTTGTAGTTTAA